From Astyanax mexicanus isolate ESR-SI-001 unplaced genomic scaffold, AstMex3_surface scaffold_55, whole genome shotgun sequence, the proteins below share one genomic window:
- the LOC111189840 gene encoding uncharacterized protein LOC111189840: MVSQCFSLFQPRVCPICKGTFANLPSHLRRQHHVVNAAEFRLILRLASARLKDSLACPLCEKIFSRLDMHLASRHKLSGSDLEVVLSSAKRECILDKLAKLRHSQPTPPMASMLDILRVKVQPEHRSETVLVSQSMPTNMDPNGSPEPHSEPEILSTIMPALSAPKTPRLEPPTPHSSLAGSSRENLPRTPTEFPSPIINRVLQDFYEFSLPSNPSNKDMENAQQRCSHALRFLQHMAAGFSDQQLKNLKFLEDFLRLRQWPADLAHKEYAPTSIKVMLLNASAFVNHFKAFHLEISGLSSNKLERILLQLRRLSRDNTRAVLSHRQRAKRKKSDSLRTSTELQSFIRKAERNLPRVMDDIRTKPTSKLYRIAQGYVAGYLAVLTGHRPIVFCNITKADLLEAEKDPLGRTLVWVARHKTDRAFGNAHLALLPKEADWLRDLAEISSLYGGEQCPYVFQWNGKQVQKLNRMLRAAWQVAGMTGDIAFSLIRTSIAIEAKKHLSYSDRLLVCNSMCHDISTAERFYTEVPNLSEVFHIRDLRTRALNTSAETLDASSEPESSSTESSCSPDNQ, encoded by the exons ATGGTCTCACAGTGTTTCTCCCTGTTTCAGCCTAGAGTGTGTCCGATCTGCAAGGGGACATTTGCAAATTTGCCGAGCCATCTGAGAAGGCAGCACCATGTGGTAAATGCAGCAGAGTTTAGGCTGATCCTACGGCTTGCGAGTGCCCGGTTAAAAGATAGTCTGGCATGCCCGCTTTGCGAAAAAATCTTCTCAAGGTTGGACATGCACCTCGCCAGCAGACACAAACTCTCTGGTAGCGATCTGGAGGTGGTATTGTCCTCAGCCAAGCGTGAATGTATCTTGGACAAGCTTGCTAAGCTTCGCCACTCTCAGCCTACCCCACCGATGGCAAGCATGTTGGATATACTGAGGGTCAAGGTCCAGCCTGAGCACCGCAGCGAGACTGTGCTAGTTTCACAGAGCATGCCCACAAACATGGACCCCAATGGATCACCTGAGCCTCACAGTGAACCAGAAATACTTTCCACGATCATGCCTGCACTTTCAGCCCCAAAGACACCCAGACTGGAGCCCCCAACACCTCATTCATCCTTAGCAGGCTCATCGAGGGAGAACTTGCCCAGGACACCCACTGAGTTCCCCAGCCCGATCATCAACCGTGTCCTGCAGGACTTTTATGAGTTCTCGCTCCCTTCTAATCCATCCAACAAAGATATGGAAAACGCCCAACAGAGGTGCAGTCATGCACTGCGGTTTCTCCAACACATGGCTGCAGGTTTTTCTGACCAGCAGCTCAAGAACTTAAAATTTCTGGAGGATTTTCTACGGCTGAGGCAGTGGCCAGCCGACCTAGCTCACAAAGAGTATGCCCCAACATCCATCAAGGTTATGCTTCTCAATGCTTCTGCCTTCGTGAACCATTTCAAGGCTTTTCACTTAGAGATTTCTGGTCTTAGTTCCAACAAGCTGGAACGTATTCTGCTGCAGCTTCGAAGGCTGAGCCGTGACAACACCAGGGCAGTGCTAAGCCACCGGCAGAGAGCAAAACGGAAGAAATCAGACTCCCTCCGAACCAGCACTGAGCTCCAGTCCTTCATACGCAAGGCCGAGCGTAACCTGCCCAGAGTTATGGATGACATCCGCACCAAGCCAACCTCAAAACTGTACCGAATTGCCCAGGGATATGTTGCGGGGTACCTAGCAGTTCTCACCGGCCACCGCCCCATCGTTTTCTGCAACATCACCAAAGCTGACCTGCTGGAGGCTGAAAAGGACCCACTCGGCCGCACCCTGGTGTGG GTTGCTAGGCACAAGACGGACAGAGCCTTTGGGAATGCGCATTTGGCTCTCCTGCCAAAGGAAGCTGACTGGCTCAGAGACCTGGCAGAGATATCCAGCCTCTACGGTGGAGAGCAGTGCCCGTATGTATTCCAGTGGAACGGCAAGCAGGTCCAGAAGCTGAACCGTATGCTGAGAGCAGCCTGGCAAGTTGCTGGCATGACTGGGGACATTGCTTTCAGCCTGATCCGTACATCCATCGCCATAGAG GCCAAGAAACATCTGTCATACTCGGACAGGCTGCTGGTGTGTAACAGCATGTGCCACGACATCTCCACAGCCGAGCGGTTCTACACTGAGGTTCCCAATCTCAGTGAGGTTTTCCACATAAGGGACCTTCGGACACGGGCTTTGAATACCTCTGCAGAAACATTGGATGCATCTAGTGAGCCAGAAAGTTCATCCACTGAAAGCAGCTGCTCTCCAGATAATCAATAA